A single window of Gossypium arboreum isolate Shixiya-1 chromosome 13, ASM2569848v2, whole genome shotgun sequence DNA harbors:
- the LOC108463744 gene encoding uncharacterized protein LOC108463744, producing the protein MAIRSFLILFILFFFSSLNPILSLYEDQVGLVDWHQQYLGKVKQAVFHTHKTGRKRVVVSTEENVVASLDLRQGEIFWRHVLGSNDVIDGIDIALGKYVITLSSGGSILRAWNLPDGQMVWESSLRGPKHSKSLFLVRTNLKIEKDNIVIIFSNGRLNAVSCIDGEVLWEKDFEGESLKVQQVIQPPGSNLIYVVGFVSSSLFEMYQINALNGELLKHESAAFSGGFLGEVSPVFSETVVALDSTGLILLTISFQNGKISFHQTPISNLVKDSFGPAKIITSSVTGIFAIKMNAVTIVIRVKDESKLEVVEKTNHETSISDALSISEGQQAFALVQHASHEIHLRVKLAHNWDDNLLKESVKMDQHRGLVHKVYINNYIRTDKSYGFRALIVMEDHSLLLLQQGEIVWSREDGLASIIDVTTSELPVERDGVSVAKVEHNLFEWLKGHMLKLKGTLMLASPQDVAAIQSMRLKNSEKSKMTRDHNGFRKLLIVLTRAGKLFALHTGDGHIVWSYLLQSLQKSKVCQHPIGLNLYKWQVPHHHAMDENPSVLVIGKCGPSSDAPGALSFVDTYTGKELSSLSLVHSVAQVIPLPYTDSTEQCLHLLIDADKHAHLYPKTPEAISTFEREFSNIYWYSVEDDNGIIKGHALRGKCTGEVADEVCFDTRELWSIVFPSESEKIIAIVTRKLNEVVHTQAKVIADQEVMYKYISRNLLFVATVALKGSVEIGSVTPEESWLVAYLIDTVTGRILHRVTHHGSQGPVHAVFSENWVVYHYFNLKAHRYEMSVIEIYDQSRADNKDVWKLVLGKHNLTSPISLYSRPDVITKSQSYFFTHSVKAIAVTSTTKGITSKQLLIGTIGDQVLALDKRFLDPRRTVNPTQAEKEEGIIPLTDSLPIIPQSYVTHALRVEGLRGIITVPAKLESTTLVFAHGVDLFFTQLAPSRTYDSLTDDFNYALLLITIVALLAAIFVTWTLSERKELQENWR; encoded by the exons ATGGCGATTCGCTCCTTTCTTATTCTCtttattctcttctttttttcttctttaaatccaATCCTTTCTCTTTATGAAGATCAAGTAGGCCTGGTGGATTG GCATCAACAATACCTCGGGAAAGTGAAGCAAGCTGTGTTCCACACTCATAAAACTGGTCGGAAACGAGTTGTAGTATCCACTGAAGAGAACGTTGTAGCTTCACTTGATCTCCGCCAAGGCGAGATTT TTTGGAGACATGTTCTTGGGTCTAACGATGTTATCGATGGAATCGATATTGCTCTTGGAAAGT ATGTCATTACCCTTTCATCAGGAGGAAGTATTTTGAGAGCATGGAATCTTCCCGATGGGCAGATGGTGTGGGAATCTTCTCTTCGGGGTCCAAAGCACTCAAAATCATTGTTTTTAGTGCGG acaaatttgaaaattgaaaagGATAATATAGTCATCATTTTCAGCAATGGTCGTCTTAATGCTGTTTCCTGCATAGATGGCGAAGTTCTCTGGGAGAAGGATTTTGAAGGAGAAAG TCTCAAGGTTCAGCAGGTAATTCAGCCTCCTGGCAGTAATTTAATATACGTTGTAGGATTTGTTTCTTCATCCCTGTTTGAGATGTATCAAATCAATGCCTTGAATGGAGAGTTGTTGAAGCATGAAAGTGCTGCCTTTTCTGGTGGGTTTTTGGGAGAAGTTTCACCTGTTTTCAGTGAGACAGTTGTGGCCCTTGATTCCACAGGGTTGATTTTGCTGACAATAAGTTTCCAAAATGGAAAGATTAGTTTTCACCAGACGCCAATTTCAAATCTTGTCAAGGATTCCTTTGGACCGGCTAAAATAATAACTTCATCAGTTACAGGAATATTTGCAATTAAAATGAATGCAGTTACCATAGTTATTAGAGTGAAAGATGAGAGCAAGCTGGAAGTGGTGGAAAAAACAAATCATGAAACATCTATTAGTGATGCTCTCTCAATCTCTGAGGGCCAACAAGCATTTGCATTGGTTCAACATGCAAGCCACGAGATTCATCTCAGAGTAAAGCTTGCTCACAATTGGGATGATAATTTGCTTAAGGAAAGTGTTAAAATGGACCAGCATCGTGGGCTGGTCCACAAGGTTTACATCAATAATTATATCAGAACCGATAAGTCTTATGGATTTAGGGCATTGATTGTGATGGAAGATCATTCATTGTTGTTATTGCAACAAGGTGAGATTGTCTGGAGCAGGGAAGATGGTTTGGCATCAATAATTGATGTCACGACTTCAGAACTCCCTGTGGAAAGGGATGGTGTATCTGTTGCAAAAGTGGAGCACAACCTCTTTGAATGGCTTAAG GGTCATATGCTGAAGCTCAAGGGAACACTAATGCTTGCAAGCCCTCAGGATGTAGCAGCCATACAAAGTATGAGATTAAAAAATTCCGAGAAGAGCAAAATGACTCGAGATCACAATGGCTTTCGGAAGCTGCTTATAGTACTAACAAGGGCAGGGAAGCTTTTTGCATTGCATACTGGAGATGGACATATTGTCTGGTCTTACTTGTTACAGTCTTTACAAAAATCAAAGGTGTGTCAACATCCGATAGGACTAAACTTGTACAAGTGGCAAGTTCCGCATCATCACGCTATGGATGAAAATCCATCTGTGCTTGTAATTGGCAAGTGTGGTCCAAGTTCTGATGCACCAGGTGCACTTTCTTTTGTTGACACTTATACAGGAAAGGAGCTTAGTTCTTTAAGTCTTGTTCATTCGGTTGCACAAGTTATTCCACTGCCGTATACAGATTCAACAGAACAATGTCTCCATCTGTTAATTGATGCTGATAAGCATGCACATTTATACCCCAAAACACCCGAGGCTATTAGTACTTTCGAACGTGAGTTTTCAAACATATACTGGTACTCTGTTGAGGATGATAATGGCATAATCAAGGGGCATGCTTTGAGGGGCAAGTGCACTGGTGAAGTGGCTGATGAAGTCTGCTTTGACACCAGGGAGTTGTGGTCAATTGTGTTCCCCTCAGAATCAGAAAAGATCATTGCAATTGTCACTAGAAAACTGAATGAG GTGGTACATACTCAAGCAAAGGTTATAGCAGACCAGGAggtcatgtataaatatatatcaaGAAATCTACTTTTTGTGGCAACTGTTGCACTCAAAGGCAGTGTTGAAATTGGATCTGTTACACCAGAAGAATCGTGGTTAGTTGCATATCTTATTGACACTGTAACAGGCCGTATATTGCACCGAGTGACCCATCATGGCTCACAGGGTCCTGTTCATGCT GTTTTTAGTGAGAACTGGGTTGTCTATCACTACTTCAATCTTAAAGCGCACAGATATGAGATGTCAGTCATTGAAATTTATGACCAATCTCGGGCT GACAACAAAGATGTTTGGAAGCTTGTTCTTGGAAAGCACAACCTTACCTCGCCGATTTCTCTATATTCTCGCCCAGATGTCATAACAAAATCGCAATCTTACTTTTTCACTCATTCTGTGAAAGCCATAGCTGTGACCTCAACCACAAAGGGTATTACTTCAAAGCAGCTTCTAATCGGTACAATTGGTGATCAG GTTTTGGCACTTGATAAGCGTTTCTTGGATCCTCGTCGAACAGTTAATCCCACACAAGCAGAGAAAGAAGAGGGCATTATACCACTAACCGATTCATTGCCAATCATTCCTCAG TCCTATGTTACACATGCCCTTCGAGTGGAAGGTCTTCGAGGTATAATAACCGTGCCTGCTAAGCTGGAATCAACAACCCTCGTCTTTGCACATGGTGTGGACCTCTTTTTTACTCAACTTGCACCATCGAGGACATACGATTCACTCACAGACGATTTTAATTACGCCCTGCTCCTCATAACAATCGTGGCACTCTTGGCAGCAATCTTTGTAACCTGGACTTTGTCCGAGAGGAAAGAACTACAAGAAAACTGGAGATGA
- the LOC108462892 gene encoding exosome complex exonuclease RRP46 homolog, producing the protein MEVDREDGRSQNQLRPLACSRNILHRAHGSASWSQGDTKVLAAVYGPKAGTKKNENPEKACIEVIWKPKTGQIGKPEKEYEMILKRTLESICILTVNPNTTTSIIVQVVNDDGALLPSAINAACMALVDAGIPMKHLAVAICCCVAKSGYVILDPTKLEEQKMKAFAYLVFPNSVRSVLPEGSLRVEGEPIENGIITSVTHGIMSVDDYFYCLERGRAASVKLSDFLRRNLQQQSTDSSKAG; encoded by the exons ATGGAGGTCGATAGGGAGGATGGACGCTCGCAGAACCAATTGAGACCTCTCGCATGTTCTCGCAACATTCTCCATCGTGCTCATGGCTCTGCCAGTTGGTCTCAAG GAGATACGAAAGTACTTGCTGCTGTTTATGGGCCGAAAGCTGGAACTAAAAAGAATGAGAACCCTGAGAAAGCTTGCATTGAAGTTATTTGGAAgccaaaaacaggacaaataG GGAAACCGGAAAAGGAATATGAGATGATATTGAAGAGGACCCTAGAGAGTATTTGTATTTTGACAGTTAATCCTAATACTACAACGTCAATTATAGTCCAG GTTGTCAACGATGATGGTGCT CTTCTCCCGAGTGCCATAAATGCGGCATGTATGGCCCTTGTAGACGCAGGGATTCCTATGAAGCATCTTGCTG TCGCAATATGTTGTTGTGTGGCCAAGAGTGGATATGTTATATTGGATCCCACCAAGCTAGAAGAGCAG AAAATGAAGGCTTTTGCATATTTAGTCTTCCCAAACTCTGTCCGTTCAGTCCTTCCTGAAGGATCACTAAGAGTAGAAGGTGAACCTATTGAAAATGGGATTATTACATCTGTCACTCATGGTATAATGTCAG TGGATGATTATTTTTACTGCTTAGAACGAGGGCGAGCTGCAAGTGTCAAATTGTCTGATTTTCTCAGGAGGAACTTGCAACAGCAGTCAACTGATTCATCCAAAGCTGGGTGA
- the LOC108462187 gene encoding probable beta-1,4-xylosyltransferase IRX9H, producing MASIRRTLSPLPRQGTSNTGEEAERSVPSPLSNPASCNENYPPIGGRLLSSLFGLSESRPLILSVFWTKSARPFNRSKQKEQIWKRVLLHFFICFIVGLLIGLTPFISMDISYTNPSSKGQAFSYGIVSTVGNSLNLDNKGVDDNVGNLDNAMTNPSLLVDKNQETRKLLIVVTPTYTRPLQAYYLNRLAYTLKLAKPPLLWIVVEMNLQSEETADILRRSSVMYRHLVCKRNLTDIKDRQVHQRNVALSHIETHRLDGIIYFANEDNVYSIDLFQQMRHIRQFGTWTVAKQTWDKSRFGLEGPVCNGAQVIGWHLNRLSRRFRRFHAEMSGFAFNSTILWDQKRWHRPPLEPIRQLDTVKDGFQVSSFIEQVVEDESRMEGLPLDYSRIMVWELSIESSNSFYPQKWSVKNYLDVIAPLA from the exons ATGGCATCCATTAGAAGAACACTGTCTCCTTTGCCTCGGCAAGGGACTTCGAATACTGGGGAGGAGGCTGAACGTTCAGTTCCTTCTCCTTTATCCAACCCTGCATCATGTAATGAGAACTATCCACCAATTGGTGGTAGATTGCTATCTTCTCTTTTCGGTTTATCGGAATCTCGACCTTTGATTCTCAGTGTTTTCTGGACAAAATCAGCTCGGCCTTTCAACAGGTCTAAACAGAAGGAACAAATTTGGAAGAGGGTCCTTTTACATTTCTTCATTTGTTTCATAGTTGGTCTTTTGATTGGGTTAACACCATTCATTTCCATGGACATTTCTTATACTAATCCCAGTTCAAAGGGCCAAGCATTCTCTTATGGGATAGTATCAACAGTTGGTAATTCTCTAAATCTCGATAACAAAGGGGTCGATGACAATGTCGGGAATTTAGATAATGCCATGACGAATCCTTCACTTCTTGTCGATAAAAATCAGGAAACTCGTAAGCTTTTGATAGTTGTGACTCCGACATATACTCGACCGCTTCAAGCTTATTATTTAAACCGCTTGGCATACACATTAAAGCTGGCTAAACCTCCTTTACTGTGGATAGTTGTGGAGATGAACTTGCAGTCTGAGGAAACCGCTGACATCCTAAGAAGGAGCAGTGTTATGTATAGACATCTTGTTTGTAAGAGAAATCTGACTGATATAAAAGACAGACAAGTTCACCAAAGAAATGTGGCATTATCTCACATCGAAACTCATCGTCTTGATGGAATTATCTACTTTGCTAATGAGGATAATGTCTACTCAATCGATCTCTTTCAGCAAATGAGGCATATTAG GCAGTTCGGGACATGGACTGTGGCCAAACAAACATGGGACAAAAGCAGATTTGGTTTAGAAGGCCCCGTTTGTAATGGAGCTCAAGTCATTGGTTGGCATCTAAACAGACTAAGTCGGAGATTCCGAAGATTCCATGCTGAAATGTCAGGGTTTGCCTTTAACAGTACCATACTCTGGGATCAAAAGCGTTGGCATCGACCTCCTCTTGAACCGATTAGACAGCTTGACACTGTCAAAGATGGCTTCCAA GTAAGCTCATTCATAGAACAAGTTGTAGAAGATGAAAGCCGGATGGAAGGCTTACCGCTGGACTACTCAAGAATCATGGTTTGGGAGCTTAGTATTGAATCATCAAATTCCTTCTACCCTCAAAAATGGTCAGTGAAGAATTATTTAGACGTTATTGCTCCACTTGCATGA